GATGTGAAGGAAGATGAAGTCACACTTGAGATGAAGATTGTTAGgatatcaagtgtgagtaagacccacattaaaagaaaataacattGTTAAGTAGTTTATAAGTGAAATGACTCATACATTCAATGTCTTAAGGTGCAATGATCAAGATAAAATTGCATCACATGATACTAATGAAACCATAAAGAGAAGGATTTGGGCTGTTTCCAATTTGGTAACAACAACTGCGTTAAATGTCAACTATAACAATAGTTaccattttattaaaaatacatCTGTAAAATTGGCAAATGAATTAGAACCTTTAGATTCATAAACTACAGTTGGAGAAGTTATTCATAATCTTTCACGAGGTTTTAAATTGTGGTTGGGTAGTGGAATTGCAGATAAATGCGGGCTTGTTGGGGACGCAGTTGCAGTTGTGATACCAGTGCAAAGACTTCAACACCCTACGGCTGCAATTGCAGTTGCGAACTGCAATTCTCAAGAGACCCAGTTATTCAACCAACTTCACTGGAGTAATTAGGGGCTTATTTGAGAAGAAGGCTTCTAAATTCCCTGCCAAAAGTTCAGACAGACTAATCCTGTTTTCTACAGTAAGACTACCACAATGTGGAGATAACACTACATTATTCATTGCAAGGAGCTCTTGAGGAACATGAGGCTCGTTCTCAAACACATCCAAACCAGCACCTCCAATTTCTCCTTCCATTAAACACTTCACCAATTGCTTCTCATCAATAAGCCCCCCTCTTCCAACATTGACAATGAACCCTCCTTTTCCTAATGCCAGAATCACTTCCCTGTTGATTATGTGATGTGTTTGCTGATTCAATGCACAACACACCACAAGCGCATCACTAGTAGTTGCAAGCTCAACAACACTGGAATAGAAAGGGTATGAAACATGTGTTTTTTTATGCCTAGAGTGGTACAAGATAATGCAACCAAAACACTCAAGCCGCTTGGCCACTTCCATGCCAATGTTTCCCAATCCAATAATCCCAACTCGCTTGCCTGATAACTGAAACACCATTCCCCTATTCAATTTCTTTGGACACATAGCAGCAATAAAGCttcaaataatatatatgttGTTTTTTTGTGTTAAATTGCTCTCGCATCCCACCCGAGTGTGGTGAATGCTAAAGGTCACCCCAAGAGTGCAACTCCTAGAAATTGAACTCTCGACCTAAGGGTTAAAACAACTATTTTTTACCACTGCGACCAGCACCCGAGTAAATAATATATGTTGTTATTGAACATCAATTTCTTCAATTCCTTTTTATAGCAGGAATAAAGcttcaaataatatatttacAGTGCTTTTTACCCCTTATCAATAGCTACAAACAACAGTTAAGAATTTCATCAGTTTCTTCAATTCCTTTTGGCACATAGCACcaataaatcttcaaataatatatatgctgtttttttttaaattgctcTCGCAATTCCATCCGAGGGAATACTAAATGTTTCTTCAAGAGTTCGACTCTAAGAATCGAACTATCGACCTAGGAGTTCAATACAGTAACTTTTTACTACTGCGGCGACGACGCCCATTGGGTTAAGGTTAATAATATATATGCTGTTATTGAAATATTTTTCCCCCTAATCAATAGCTACAAAAGCTGAAAATTTTCATGAGTTTCTTAAAATGAAAATAGTAAGAAAAAGTGCAAACCTTGCAGCCAAGAGGAAAATCCCAAGGGTCAGAGGAATTTCGTGTCCTTACGTATCGATCCGCCGCCGATAATTTCCTCATGACGGAAATCAGCAGTGCCACCGCCATGTCAGCCACATCCTCCGAGGCCGCACCACCATTGTCGGCGACCAGAATTCCCCGGCGGCGGCACTCATTGAGGTCGATATGATTAGTTCCGCTGCTGGAGGTGACGATGAGGCGGAGCGACGGAACGAGGCGGAGCAGATCGGCGGTGAGGGGGATGGTGGTGCTGCAGAGTATGGCACGAATTGAAGAATGGGCAACCAAGAATTGGTGTAGAGGGAGGCCTGAGGCATGGTGGTTTAGGAAGTGGAATTTGTGAGAGTAGAGTGGTTCAAGTGTTGGGAAGCATGTTGGAGGACCCAGAACAAGCACTTCTGGGAGGTCTTCTGCCATTGAAGGGTTGGAAATTGGAATGGTGGGTGTTTGGGTGCCTAGTCGGGAGGGACATGTTTGACTTGACTTTTATCCGACCCTAAATATGAGTTAGTTTTTTAACTTAAATTCGTCCCTACACCCATGAGACTTGATagggatttggatcctctccatccaGCTTCTCTCCATCCTTTCTCCATCCAAAATCTGAGCCATTGATTTagaaatttaaaggcttggatcaatttaagaagagagaaaaaaaatgaattgtatttaaaggcttggatcaatacaaggttcttagttcttaacttcaatgcaaggttcttagttcttattttggagttaagaactaagaactaagaactttaccattggaggtgctgacatagacttcttagttcttaaaaataagaactcggttcttatataagaagttttgttttttgagttcttagcttaaaatattaattatttctctctcatctaaattattttattactttatgagttttattttgttactttatgaaaataaaaagtataaataatgtgtttggtaggaccaaatgaataatggtaaaaactaagaactaagaactcatgattggagcaaaattgcttgagagttgcttaagcacatgtggcaatatggacccacatgaatagtgttaaaaactaagaaataagaactagcattggagatgctcttaggtgCATTAACTTTTTGAGTCTCAGTGATAAACAACATATGCAATAGACCGAGGGATAAGAAATTCGACTCATTCACATCCAGATCATGAATGTTTGGAATCCATATTATGCAAGGAGACATTGCTTttgctaattcgaattgaaggGTGATATAAAATCGGTCTATTTCCGGCATCATATCCATAGTTAGCGCATTCATCATAGTTAGCAACTCCAGCTCCGTATCAAGGTCACGGTCGATATCGTCACTATCATTACTAAAAAACCGATCCTTGTTTACCAACCACACATTGTCTAACCAAATCCAATTCTCTCTCGATATGTTCCTTAAAAAATCTGATTCGTGCGGCGGCTTCTTCCCCCAACTAACGAAGAGATCTTGGCGGAATTGCCACATATGAAATTGAGCACAATTTTGCAAAGAAATAGTCCGCTTGTTCCTCAAGAAGAGATGGGAAACATGCTCAATATCATTTGATTGAATAGTTGACCCAGCCCCTTGTTGTTTGAAGAAACCCTCCACTTCAATTGGTTTTTTCCACTGTAAATATTCTTGTTATTGCTTCGACTCATATTCCCCAAAAAGTAGATCCCGCTCTAATAGCTCtgaataaattaaatacatGCATTAAGATACGAAGGCTTCTTATTCCACAACAACGAAAGCACTTTTTTACTCTTTCATATACTAGGAGATTTCACTTCGAAAAGAAGATGTTCCATACTAATGAATTCGGGAAGACATTTTAAAATGACATGTAGAATGGAGAGTTTAGAGGAGCAATTGGGGCAATTGGAGCACTTTCCATTTGTGCATATTAGACTTCCAATGCAATCGATGAAATAAGCATCTTGATTAATGTGCTTGTGGTAAGTCGTCGAGGTTGTAGTCGTCGATGATCTTCTTAAGCGAGGTGGTGTCATGACGGGTCTCTTCTACTGGTTGTGATTGCAAAAGGGAACTTGCCGTTTCGGTATCTAAAGCACATTAGAATCTCGCGTTGGGAACTAATCATTTCTCCACACTTctttttttatctctcttttatATTCTTATCATATTTCTCATTTATCTCTCAATTCTACCTTCTTCTATGCGGTGGAGGTGGAATTGGTTTGTCAACCAAACATTATTACTACTACTAATAATAGTATTAAtataaaaaggaaaatatttagaagaataaaaaaaaatcaaaataagcTTCAAATCCAATAATACCAACTCGTTTGCCTGATAACTGAAACACCATTCCCTTATTCAATTCCTTTTGACACATAGCAGCAATAAAGcttcaaataatatatatagttattgAAAAGTGTTTCCTCCCCTAATCAATAGCTACAACAGCTGAGAATTTCATCAGGAATAGATCATCTCCATTGGAAAAAGAACTTAGGTGACATGTTGTTCAATCTAACCATTGATTTATATGTATTTAATATTGTGTTAGTGTATGTGTATTGGGCTGAGAAGCCCAATTTGTCTAGTGTGCATCAGTTTCTTCAAATGAAATGAGTTTGAGAATGAGGAGGGTGGTGAAACAGAACCTAAATCGTAGATGATGATGTAGATGCTGCAATGTTGTCGATGTCTAGTGTAGATGGTAACCGATGTGGAGTCTGAACTACAAGATGTGGAGTCTGAACTACAAGACTTTGAGAACGAGGAGGGAGATTAAGATGATTTAGAAACTCCAACTATATGTAAAGATGAACACAAAACAAGACAAAAATTCAATGATTTAAAATGCCAGAAGATGGTGCAAGGATTCGGTTTGAAGTTGCTATGCTATGACTTATTCTAAAGAGCTTGTATAGGATGCAATGAAGGAGTATACTATGGTACATAAAAAGAATTTACACTTGACAAAGAACTAAAAGAAAATTATGGCTATTAAATGTGCAGAACGTTGTCAATTTTATCTTAGTTTTCAAGTCAAATTTTAATAACACTCACTTCCCATAAGACTGTCAAAACAATGTGGCTTGCTAGGAAATTCACGGCTACTTTGAGGCATACGCCAAAGGACCAATGGGGTATCAAACTATCTACACATCAAGCATTTAGGCTCAATAGAAAAGGCCTTGAGAGGATTGAAGGAGCTGTTCTTGAGCAATATCACCATTTAAGGAGCTATGCAAAAGAATTTAGAAGTAGTCTCAATAGCACAATTATAATTAAATGTGATGTGGGACACGAGGTACCAATAATTTAGATTCTAAAAGTGCATTATTAACAATTAGCATAAACAGGATACACGGTTGAATAGAAAGGGTGACAAAAAGAAGCACCAAAAATTTCACAAAGCATATTGTACATAACCTAACATGTTTTCTCAAACaaagtaaaataatttatttgagAAGGATTCAAGAAAAGGGTGAGATAAAAATGCGAAGAAACAATTCAATCAAATTTGACGGGAGTAAGCAGAGGCTTGTTTGAAAAGAAAGCTTGCAAATTGCGCTCCATAAGTTGGCTGATACCAATGAGAGACTCAAAAGTTAACACAGCAGCATGTGGTGATAGGACTACATTGTCCAAGGAGAAGAACTCTTTAGGAACTTGAGGCTCATTCTCAAACACATCCAAACCAGCACCTCTAATCTCCCCTTCCATCAAACATTTCAACAATTCCCTTTCATCTATAAGAGATCCTCTTCCAACATTCACTATAATTCCTTCTTTTCCCAGTGCCAACATAGCTTCTCTGTTGATAATGTGCTTTGTTTGGTCGTTTAGGTCACAACAGAGAACAAGCACATTGCTGTTAGAAGCAAGCTCAACAACACTAGAATAGAAAGGGTATGAAACAAATGGTTTTTTGTTCCTGGAGTTGTATAATATAGTGCAACCAAACGCCTCAAGCCTCTTTGCCACTTCCAAGCCAATTTTTCCCAAGCCAACAATTCCAACTTTTTTTCCAGCCAACTGAAACAACAAATTCAATAAGTGCATGCTTGGAGATCTTTTTAAAATTCATTCTAAAGTCAAACTCAATTCTAGTAAAAATATTATCAGTGTGTTAGGAACCACATTCCAAATCCTCTAAACTCGTCTCCCTGAAGCATCAAGTTATATTATTTGCCCAAGCGCTCATTGGGTGTGTGCATAACTcatttccaaacacacactataaAAGTAGCTTCTTTGtgacagaattgattctgaaaaaaaagataaactaaAACAGACGTTCTATTAATCAGAGTGTCCAAAGTTCGGGTTCAGTGTCAATTTCAAAGTTTCTCATCAAGTACGCACAAATTTGATTCAGATATTCAGATTTTTAGGGTGTATTTAAATTCAAGTTGAGATCAACTTGAAAGCACATTCAACTCAACCGAAGTAAGTTGTTCCTGTCATGTTTGGTTCAATGGAATTCGTGTTCTTCCGTTGAAGTTGTCTAGTAATGTGTGTGAGCTGAAAATCAAGCACACCATGTTTGGATTTAAGTTGAACCCAACTGAACCTCAATAGAAATCTTAAGTTTCTCTCACGTTTCACGCATTATAAGACCTCATAACACACATTCTCCAATCCTAATACACCCAATGTGATATGGTTttcaactgaaaaccaaacaatcAAACATGTTTGTGTTCGGTTGTGCCTGAACATTCATAGCAAAGAATAGATACTTTCTCATGATTCAATAACGAGCTAAACATCTTTGCAACATTCACAACtttagaattaacaagtatatATGGAATAAATAGTTTGTAGATATAAAAACTTTCATAATCATAAGAAATGACACAATATTTTACAAGAGTTAAGCTATTATTTATCTAAATCATATGATGATAAACAAGAATTGCTTTATAAATGGGGGGAAAATGACAGACCTTAGAAGAAGATGGAAAATCCCATGACGGAGGCTGAAGCCGTCTTCTGAAATTTGTATCGGCGGCGGAGATTTTCCACGTGACGTCGATCAGCAAAGCCACGGCCAAGTCGGCGACATCATCGGAGTAGAGGTTCCCGGCGGAGGCGACCTGGATTCCACGGCGGCGGCACTCGGAGAGGTCAACGTGATCAGTTCCGGCGCTGCCAGTGACGACGAGACGGAGTGAGGGGAGAAGTCCGATGAGATCGGCATTGACGAGGAAGCTGACGTCGGTGGTAACGACGGCGTGGATGGAGGAGGCGTGGGTGGGTAAGAATTGGTTTAGGATTTGGAAATTGTGAGAAGGGTGGGGTTTGATGATGGAGGAGAGTGATGGGGGACCGTAGAGGAGGACTTTTGGGAGGTGTTCAGTGCTGCTGCTGGAGTGGTGGTTTTGAACTGCCATtgatggatggtgaagaagaaggaatgaCTGAATGTGAATGACAGTGCATACTACTTGTTCACTCCTTTATTTTTTAAGATAATAAATCATTGATTATTGGTGATCCATTGTTGTCATGTGTTGACTATTGATGGATACATTGGGGGTGGAATGAGACAAAATGTAATGTGTGATACTAAGTTTAATGAATCAGAAATGATACATTCACACGTCACattttctttcatctcatttttacATCTCATTTCCACTACTACCTTATGCAAATAGGAAGAGAAAAGAGATAAATAAGTTATATGATTTATGATTTGACAGAAAATGCAGAGAGGGATAGaaaaaaaatgtgtgaaaatgagatgaaagacaAGCTGAGGTGTGGATGTATCATAAATGTAAGTTTAATTGTTCGGTTTTGATCGAGGATAAAAGTTTGAGGAAACTTTCATGTGAGATTAGGAAGGAAAGTAAGAAAAAAGAGAGATGTAATAGTTGATGtaatatgaaaagaaaagataGATATGAGAAAGTGTGTAAATATGAACCTGAAAAGAAAGTGGAATGGGAATGAATCAAAAGGTTTTGACAAATGAGGATCCTACTTTCATGTGAAATTCTCTCATGTAAAAGTTTTTGTGTATATCTCTCTTTAGAAATATAACATCTCATATCAAAGTTTTCTCAAATTGAAGCTTTTGTGAgtgtttgattgcagttttagtttttaaatttaaaaggataattatgaacggttttttaaaaatcaattttcaaaagaaaagaagaaaggaaaCTGTTTGAGTGAGATGTTTTCTAATATTAATAAAACTttaatttgaaaactaaataaaaacataaaacatcTTTAAATTGTAAGCCTGGATAAAGCATGAAGTCGATTCAATTGGTATTATAAAATATTTGACTAAATTGGTAACATGAACCTCATTCTGCATCTCCAACAAAAGATCAAACCCAGAAGTTCTTTACATGGAGATGATATGATTAAAACCCTAATAAATACAACTATAAACATGACAGGAGCTTAATACATGAAATGTCGAAAAAGAAGCTTTACAAGCTCACTTTCCATTACATCACACATAAATCAACTACGAACATAAGGCTCAAAAAGTTTGATACATGGATTTGGATCATTTTGCATAATATCAGCAGCACGTTCAAACTCTTCCCTCAGAACTTTGATGCTACGTTTATCTACCACTCGACCCAGATCATGAGAAGTTTCAAAAGGATCTTCTATGCATATCAAATGGCGATCATTACCAATCCTTCTTGTCCAATCCTTCTCTCGCTTGCTACACCAAAAAAGAGCATTACATGTTAAATTTATATATCAAATAAAAAGTCTTATTCAAAGATTTAAATGAGCAAAGCATTCACACTCCTATCTCATTCCCAACAAATAGTTGGTACGAAGGACGTCCAACAACAGGAAGGAATAGAAAGACAATGGCCACTAAGAAACTTCATATCTATTGAATGCTAGGGGCAAAAGTTTAAAGAGGTTTGCTCCCCCAACCCTCAATTGTTCAACATTATAGATATCTAAACTCAAGCTGGGAAACGATATAACACAATGTGATAGCTATTTGGCTTATTAATTAGATATTTCTACGGTACTGAATACTGATAGCTTAGCATGTAAGTTATAAACCCTCCTCGAGACACATAAAGAAGACAACAAATTGTTATACACACAGTTCTAAAAGCAAAAAAGAACTTTCAAAAGAGGAaccatgaaaaaaaattaaatattctcATACCTGAGTATACTTCCTGTACGTACAGATATAACAGTATTTGCATAATCATGACAATAGGCCCAATAATAGAAAAATCCCCACACAAGACGAGCAATAGTCTCTTTGTTATTTCGACCAAAATTACAAAGGCGGTCAACTTGGTCAAAGTAAGAACAATAAgtatcatccacagtcacagaGTATGTTGACTCCATCTCCTGtatataaaatatcaaaatattatGTAACCAACAAATACATGTATGGATTACAAAAAGTTATATGATACACAAGCACACGAGGATGACATGTGTAATTAGGAAAAATTTACTCAGTTTGCTTTGAATACTGATGATAGTGTTATTCCATTATCAAtattagcaatgaaaagtaaaCATTAAGGCTTACGCCAGAGGCAGAAATCCTACAACATGATCCATATATAGTTAAAGCGATTTCCTTTGTGGAAAGGCAAGTCTAGATATATCTTGCATGGAGAAACAGAAGAATAAAAACTAAAGTACAAACCTGTAAGCATGGAAGGATAGCAGGTCTTCGCAGTTGTAAAAAATGGATGCACATCAACACATACCTGAAATCAGAATTTCGCAAATTATTTTTAGGGCACCATAACTTGTCACCACATTTATTTGCACTTCAATCACTCCATAAAGTCAATCATTCCACAAAGCAAAAACTTTTTCTGACATGAATAACATCAAAACCAACTTACGC
This portion of the Lotus japonicus ecotype B-129 chromosome 3, LjGifu_v1.2 genome encodes:
- the LOC130746619 gene encoding glyoxylate/hydroxypyruvate reductase HPR3-like isoform X2, with the translated sequence MAEDLPEVLVLGPPTCFPTLEPLYSHKFHFLNHHASGLPLHQFLVAHSSIRAILCSTTIPLTADLLRLVPSLRLIVTSSSGTNHIDLNECRRRGILVADNGGAASEDVADMAVALLISVMRKLSAADRYVRTRNSSDPWDFPLGCKQTHHIINREVILALGKGGFIVNVGRGGLIDEKQLVKCLMEGEIGGAGLDVFENEPHVPQELLAMNNVVLSPHCGSLTVENRISLSELLAGNLEAFFSNKPLITPVKLVE
- the LOC130746619 gene encoding glyoxylate/hydroxypyruvate reductase HPR3-like isoform X1 gives rise to the protein MAEDLPEVLVLGPPTCFPTLEPLYSHKFHFLNHHASGLPLHQFLVAHSSIRAILCSTTIPLTADLLRLVPSLRLIVTSSSGTNHIDLNECRRRGILVADNGGAASEDVADMAVALLISVMRKLSAADRYVRTRNSSDPWDFPLGCKLSGKRVGIIGLGNIGMEVAKRLECFGCIILYHSRHKKTHVSYPFYSSVVELATTSDALVVCCALNQQTHHIINREVILALGKGGFIVNVGRGGLIDEKQLVKCLMEGEIGGAGLDVFENEPHVPQELLAMNNVVLSPHCGSLTVENRISLSELLAGNLEAFFSNKPLITPVKLVE
- the LOC130746620 gene encoding glyoxylate/hydroxypyruvate reductase HPR3-like, which encodes MAVQNHHSSSSTEHLPKVLLYGPPSLSSIIKPHPSHNFQILNQFLPTHASSIHAVVTTDVSFLVNADLIGLLPSLRLVVTGSAGTDHVDLSECRRRGIQVASAGNLYSDDVADLAVALLIDVTWKISAADTNFRRRLQPPSWDFPSSSKLAGKKVGIVGLGKIGLEVAKRLEAFGCTILYNSRNKKPFVSYPFYSSVVELASNSNVLVLCCDLNDQTKHIINREAMLALGKEGIIVNVGRGSLIDERELLKCLMEGEIRGAGLDVFENEPQVPKEFFSLDNVVLSPHAAVLTFESLIGISQLMERNLQAFFSNKPLLTPVKFD